The following proteins are encoded in a genomic region of Myxococcus virescens:
- a CDS encoding serine/threonine-protein kinase, whose protein sequence is MTLEAGTHIGKYVVRRKLAEGGMAEIYLCTARGAEGFEKEVVIKRVRAFLASDPEFVGMFIAEARLASRLNHANVVQIFDFDKHEDTYYLAMEYVRGCSLWELRKRGKELMEPVPPMLVAHIGAEVARGLHYAHRVRVNGQPLDLVHRDVTPHNVLLSFDGAVKLTDFGIAKAGNKLTQPGVLKGKFAYMSPEQARGEAVDARTDIFALGVVLWEMLTGGRLFDGDSEVAVLRAVQQSTIPPPARLNPDVPADLDAAVVRALDRDPALRFQTAAEFERALAQCVLTHARSLDDTDLSAFMRRLFPTSLTQAIPTVQERTHVVEGEPAPGAEASPVPREPTAVMVSAGRSGLALPTSPDEDVNAPTFVLPRRGEVAALDAAPLPPMATPMMPLPAVASSPVPRGASFEGAPSTPGRQSRPEGVVAVSGPPSGGAEDARGAASSQDARAEKTPSRGSGVPAVSGSARTPSRPEGIAAVASPSGPSGSLKLASAWDDEDDDDEGTPSTTEPEAHPGMWAAVPGSSEVPAAGSHGSGPEGLAASVRASGPEGPAASVRASGPEGPAASVRASGPEGPAANVRASGPEGLAANVRASGPEGLAAGVRASGPEVPGAGAQTSGSGGLGASARASRADVPAVGAHAFGPEPLEAGAHASGPVASVAVPAARRPWALGLAVALGLAVVGGGVAVMRGTEAAPPVAPAEPMVAAPAVDEPVPAAQPAPTAVAGNAEGGETGPAETADTESEVDGLMREEVLAAAATHPASDPAPSTAGTHQEPERVRAAPASGTLQVQAAPYATVFINGKRMGEVTGRASYRLPVGNHKLVFQHPSGERRYDVTVTAGGTVSREFRAPRGR, encoded by the coding sequence GTGACGCTCGAAGCCGGCACTCACATCGGCAAGTACGTCGTCCGCCGCAAGCTCGCCGAGGGCGGCATGGCGGAAATCTACCTGTGCACGGCGCGCGGCGCGGAGGGCTTCGAGAAGGAAGTCGTCATCAAGCGGGTGCGCGCCTTCCTCGCCAGCGACCCGGAGTTCGTGGGGATGTTCATCGCCGAGGCCCGGCTGGCCTCGCGGCTGAACCACGCGAACGTGGTGCAGATATTCGACTTCGACAAGCATGAGGACACGTACTACCTGGCCATGGAGTACGTGCGCGGCTGCTCGTTGTGGGAGCTGCGCAAGCGCGGCAAGGAGTTGATGGAGCCGGTGCCGCCCATGCTGGTGGCGCACATCGGCGCGGAGGTTGCCCGGGGCCTGCACTATGCGCACCGCGTCCGCGTGAATGGCCAGCCGTTGGACCTGGTGCACCGGGACGTCACGCCGCACAACGTGCTGCTGTCCTTCGACGGCGCGGTGAAGCTGACGGACTTTGGCATCGCCAAGGCGGGCAACAAGCTGACGCAGCCGGGCGTGCTGAAGGGCAAGTTCGCGTACATGTCGCCCGAGCAGGCCCGGGGCGAGGCCGTGGATGCACGCACGGACATCTTCGCGTTGGGCGTGGTGCTGTGGGAGATGCTCACCGGAGGCCGCCTGTTCGACGGGGACTCCGAGGTGGCGGTGCTGCGCGCGGTGCAGCAGAGCACCATTCCGCCTCCGGCCCGGCTGAATCCGGACGTGCCCGCGGACCTGGATGCCGCCGTGGTGCGAGCTCTGGACAGAGACCCCGCGCTCCGCTTCCAGACGGCCGCGGAGTTCGAGCGCGCCCTGGCCCAGTGTGTGCTGACGCATGCGAGGTCCTTGGACGACACGGACCTGAGCGCCTTCATGCGCCGCTTGTTCCCCACCAGCCTCACCCAGGCGATTCCCACCGTGCAGGAGCGCACACACGTCGTGGAAGGGGAGCCGGCACCTGGGGCAGAGGCGTCGCCCGTGCCGCGCGAGCCCACCGCGGTGATGGTGTCTGCTGGCCGCAGCGGCCTGGCGTTGCCGACGTCTCCGGATGAAGACGTCAACGCGCCGACCTTCGTGTTGCCGCGTAGGGGCGAGGTGGCCGCGCTGGATGCGGCGCCACTGCCGCCCATGGCCACGCCGATGATGCCGCTGCCGGCGGTGGCGTCGTCGCCGGTGCCTCGCGGCGCTTCTTTCGAAGGCGCGCCTTCCACTCCGGGTCGGCAGAGCCGTCCGGAGGGCGTGGTCGCGGTGTCGGGGCCGCCCTCCGGCGGGGCCGAGGATGCTCGCGGTGCCGCCTCCAGCCAGGATGCACGGGCCGAGAAGACGCCGAGCAGGGGCTCCGGTGTCCCGGCGGTGTCCGGGAGCGCGCGGACCCCGAGTCGTCCGGAAGGAATCGCCGCCGTCGCGTCACCGTCAGGGCCCTCCGGGAGCCTGAAGCTGGCCAGCGCCTGGGACGATGAGGACGACGACGACGAAGGGACCCCGTCGACTACGGAGCCTGAGGCGCATCCCGGGATGTGGGCCGCCGTGCCTGGATCGTCCGAGGTGCCTGCGGCGGGTTCCCATGGGTCCGGCCCCGAGGGCCTTGCGGCGAGTGTCCGTGCGTCCGGCCCCGAGGGCCCTGCGGCGAGTGTCCGTGCGTCCGGCCCCGAGGGCCCTGCGGCGAGTGTCCGTGCGTCCGGCCCCGAGGGCCCTGCGGCGAATGTCCGTGCGTCCGGCCCCGAGGGCCTTGCGGCGAATGTCCGTGCGTCCGGCCCCGAGGGCCTTGCGGCGGGTGTCCGTGCGTCCGGACCCGAGGTGCCTGGGGCGGGTGCCCAGACGTCCGGATCCGGGGGGCTCGGGGCGAGTGCCCGTGCGTCCAGAGCCGATGTGCCTGCGGTGGGCGCTCATGCGTTCGGCCCCGAGCCTCTCGAGGCGGGTGCCCACGCGTCCGGTCCCGTGGCCTCGGTGGCCGTGCCGGCGGCGCGCCGTCCGTGGGCGCTGGGACTCGCCGTGGCATTGGGGCTCGCAGTCGTCGGAGGTGGCGTCGCTGTGATGCGGGGGACCGAAGCGGCTCCTCCGGTGGCGCCGGCAGAGCCCATGGTGGCCGCCCCCGCTGTTGATGAACCCGTGCCGGCCGCGCAGCCCGCGCCTACGGCGGTCGCTGGGAACGCCGAAGGCGGGGAGACAGGGCCCGCCGAAACCGCCGACACCGAATCCGAGGTGGACGGGCTGATGCGCGAGGAGGTGCTCGCCGCTGCCGCCACCCACCCGGCCTCCGACCCCGCGCCGAGTACGGCCGGCAC